The sequence below is a genomic window from Chanos chanos chromosome 16, fChaCha1.1, whole genome shotgun sequence.
TGTGTGTGCTCTTGCAACTATATACGTATCATATGCAAGATGTTAAACgtggttttaaatgaaaaatctctctctctctctttctcaccagtAGGCAGTTTGTGGTAGTAGTACAAGACGGGATGGAGGAAGTTGGATTTCCAGGCTCGGGTCCACTCGGACTCGGCCCTGCCCGGACCCAgtgtgtcagttctgtttaGTCCATACTGCATTAGCAGGACCAGGAATCCCTGCTCAGAGATGGTATGACCCGAAAGAGCCGAGAACTGAGGAAGGGCCTGCAGGGGGAACTCCTCCAGATACTCACAGTAagaactaaagagagagagggagagagagagagagggagagagagagagagagagagagagagggagagatggagagtgcgagagagggagagagagagagagagagcgagggagagagagaaagagagagagagagagagagagagagagagggagaagtaaATGACACTGATGTggactcacagaaacacagacaacaagCTCAGGATTGGAGACATGTTACTCTGAAGTTCCGTGACAAAATTTACTGTTAAGATGACaatgcaaatgaaataaaagaagacagaaatcTGCTCAGTCTACTTTAATATAATTGGGACAGGGTGAAAAATACTGTGTGAGACATGAGGAAAATATGATGCCCGAAAATATGACGCTTCTTACCCCCTCAGTAGTATAACGTCCCCCAGAACGCCAAACATTTGGTACGGTCCAGAGGCCTCATTCACGCGTTTGAGGATCCAGGACAGCAGCTGAGTGGTGGGGAGCTTTGTGGCCGGCCAAGCGTTGTTATGGTAACGCTGCTCCAAGACCTTGTGGACAGCTCGCACTTCAGGgccacagaacaaaacaacacaagaggAACATCATCACAACCCTGACTGAAgtgaacacatcacacacatacacactgttccTGCTGTCTGCTTTAAGACCCTTCCCAGGCAACCATAAGTGTTTTCTTTATCTGAATATATTAGTCTCATTAGAATAACTACAAAGTAACAATAAAGAGAAAGTTACACCAGATAACCACAATACAGTGACAATAAAGTAACAATAGTAACAACAATGTAACAATATGCCAATTGGAGTAATGATACAGAGACAGTTACACCTGATAACAACAATAAAGTTACAATAGGAACAACAGAGTAACAATAAACCAGATAGAATATCAGTGAATGATAAAAAACTCTTTAGAGAAAGTTACACCAGACTGACTTGTTGTGTCATAGCCTGTGGAGTACTCACCTGTGTAACGAAAACCATGAACAAACCCCCCCGCAGACATGCGGTAGTCTCGGGAGTGCGCTGCCGTacccaaaacaaacaggtttGGTGTCCCTCTGCCTTCGTACCACGCCGTCACCCCTGGTAACCGACCCCTTGCACCTCCACTATGGGGAGGACGGGCAGAACTAGAGAGGTATAAACACGATGTCGTCATAGAAACCAACACATGTGCAATCAATGATGAAGTCAAACTGGGACTCCTTCAGTGTTACTTTTATAATGTAAATCATTAGTAGATGCATGGAAAACATGACTTTGAACCAATGTCACCAACACAACGAATTCATTACTATATTCTgataaaatatgacaaacagGATACGTTTTCATGGACAGTCCAAAGGAACAAGGAAGAATgttgtaaaagaaaacagaaatgaatcctttttttttctgttacccGTCAAAGATGGAGAAGTTGAAACGGAAGCCCAGGCAGCGGATCACCCGGTCGTACGGTTGTCGGAGCGAGAAGTTGTCGTTATGGTAACCGGGTAAATTTTCAGCCTTAACCTTGGAGCTCTCGTTTCCGCGTCGACCGTCCAGCAGTTCCGCCAGAGTCAAGTAGAGTTGTTCCTTTCTCTCGTCTTCTTTTGTCTCTCCGGttttccttcttcctcctctcctcttcctccctccccctcgACCTCGGCGGACAATAGCGATGTCCTCCAAACCTCCCTCTACCAATCCGTCCAGGGACTTCAGCTGATACGTGTCCAGAAGTTCATTGTTCACTGCCCTAAGGAAAAGAGGACAACTTGATCGGCTATAAAAGGACATATCAGGACAGCATCAGTAAAAAGTCCTTCTCTTTCAAACTGTGACACGAGGAAACCTCCAGAATGTTCCTCTTTAACCGTGttgaagtgtttcagtttttcactgaACAAGCTTCGTAAACAATTTTCCGTTGGAAAATGAGAAGAAGTTCACACAACGACACGCtctcaaaaaaacccaaaaacaactgAAACGTACCCACggtgcaaaaagaaaacaagcatgTTTGGAATCActcttcaaataaacaaacagatacattttaTAGACATGCGTTAATTACACAGACATGCGTGAAGTACCTGAGGTCGCCAACGTAGTGTGTCTGCCAGGCCAGTCGGACCGGGCTTGGGCTGTACAGGTGGACCCGACTGGCTCTGCCCAGAATGCTCTGGGCGGTCTCGAACGCCGAGTTTCCTTTCCCCAGAATCAAAACGGCCTGGTCTTTATAGGCCTCTGGATCCACAGAGATGGACTCGTAACCTTCCACCAGGTCAGAACCGACAAACTGGACCTGCTGAGGTACCCACAGACCCGTGGAAACCAGTAGGACACtggaggaacagaaagaaagagaggagaagagggagatgaGTTTAAGTGACATCTTCGCTAATGCTTTAATGACGTCAGTTAGAACGTCACTGAGTATCGTATCGAATCTATCACGGCTGTCTTTGAATTAAAAAAGACACTGCGTGTCTCCCACTGAATCAAAAATCATGAGATACTGAGAtagtaagaaaaaaacaacaacaactgacaAAGTCAGGAGAAATTCCTCCAAAACGGATACCTGCAGGTGTAGTCATTGCCGTGCTGGTCTGTCAATATGTAACACCTGTTTCCCGCTTTTTCTATACTGGACGCTCGGATCTTCCCGATATCTACACCGTATTTCACCCTGAGTCCCAGTTCCTTCACAAACATGGAAAGGTAGCGTGGGAATGCATCTGCTGGTGGGTAGAGATCCCTGCTGATTTGCTGAAAAAGCAGGTCTGACCTGTCACTCAAGAGAGAGTTCCAATCATGACGTAAATTGAACTCTCTGTTCCGCCTCCCTGTGTAGATTTTGTTGATGCTTATGAGTTTTCTGTGGCGAGGGTACCTGGACACAAGATATGAAGCATCAGACCGCTTTAAATAATTGTCATTTTGACTCCATTTCAACAGGACTTTAGCCAATTATAACAACTCTTCACATAAAACTTCACATAAAGTAATAGATTCTAGCGATTACTTTCACATTTGGTccaaaaagagattttttttttgttgttaggGATGGACGTGGTGTGGGTATTTATTTCCATTCCTAAGGcctccaaagagaaaaaaaaaaaaaaaaaacactcacacgtTGAAGAAACTCCCTGGCCCTGAATTTCTCTCCAATATGATGTAATCCCTCTGACTCCTGGAGAGAAAATAACCCATCTGAAGTCCAGCTGGTCCCGCACCCAGCACGCAGTAGTCATGGCGACGAGAGTCGTTGTGTCCATGGTGCTCACCAGGAACACATAAGGCGTGCGtgagaagggagaggaagaggagcagggaTTGGGTGGGCTCCATCAGGCCTGAAATAACGTCCAAACAAGGGGGAAATTCACCACAACTGTACGCTTTGGAGTCTGTGTTCGTTTAGGCTGATGCATTTGTAAAATGCATAACCTTCAACAGAGTAAATAAACTTCACATGGAGACCAGGAAAAAGTAGTCCTACTCTGAGATTAAAGTAATCAGTTCTGTTCTCGAGACCACGGTTTTGGCAGTTTTTGATAATAAATTGTACTCAGTTTTGGacatacatttaaaagcaaTGTATCCACGGTCCGTCTGTTTCAAATGACACGCGTATTTGGTGTTTATGGTCGAAATGTGCTGTGGAAATGAGGCCCCGGTGGAGACGCGGCGAACTGAGCTTAGAGAGGAACCGCCACCGCTGCCCCAATTCTGGGTAAACTACTACATCCCAACGACGACATCCCGGAGAAATTCGAGAGCACACTGGCTACGCTACATTTTGTTAAAGTTAGTCTtcgaaagcaagaaaaaaacgaCGTACCTTTCACCGGACTGTATCCCTTTAGCGAGACAGAAGGCACGGCAACATTTTCACCTCAAACATCTACATTTCGGTTGCTTCTTTGCTTTCATAACGGCATCTGGCAACAGTGAGTGCACTACATTACCCACAGCGCCTTGTGTTGCTAATACAATCTGGATTATTGACCAATGAAAAACTACAGATGAAAGTTTGGGCGTGTCCAAAACTGTACATTTTATCCTAAAGGAATTATGATAAAATAAATGCATGTACTTTGTAACGCAATATGCACAACCTTGTTTTGTATTCTGAATATTTATGTTATTATGTTTGACGTCTAactttgtctattttttttttgttattttatattactgtgtgtgtgtgtatatatatatatatgtgtgtgtgtgtgtgtgtatatatatatatatatatatatatatagagagagagagagagagagagagcgatacacacacacacacacacacactcacacacatatatacatttacacatatatatatatatacattttctttcaaCCCATATAATCTATTCCTGTTTTATCTGACATTATATGAGCAATAGTGGCTCTACAAAAAAGTCTGTCTTTCCTTTAGCGGATTCTGCATTGTCAAGTTTTTAGCACACCATTCGGCCTCTCTCATCTGCTGCGTCATGTTTTGAAATAGTCTGCAGACAGTTTCAACAATGTTGATGCTAAACTCTCCCAAgcctttgtctgtgtgacacGATTGAGAGATTTGACCAGACCATAGACCACGGTTCATTCTACAGCTGTGAACATCCGAGATCAGACGATTAAGTGAAACGAATAAATACAAACCATTAATGAAAACGAATCACTGCACTTCGTAAACTTCTTATGcgactgtgtttctctgagtcaTGGTTTGACGGTTCAGCCTTTTGCGCATCGTCGTTAAAAACGTGTAGTCATGGTAAGCCCTTGCTAAACACGTGGGAAATGAATCAACAGTTTCACTTCCCATTTGACTGAATTTACACAGTGATAGGGCGAGTAAGGATATGTATAAAAGTCGGACTAGAGATGGTGAAGACACAACATCGCTCAGTCTGAGTCAAGATCACAGCTCAGCCAGCGACACAACAGCCAACATAAATTATCGccaccataggtgagggtttaatagatgtttgtgtgtaattaatATGTTGTAACTAAATTTATGAGATTGTAACCTAAATGTCCGTTTTTTTTAGCAATGCGTTTGctattaaatgtgtatttttcctttttctatttttgaaaTGAACAGTTTCTGAGATGGACGCGACCCAGAGCAAACGGAGAGAAACCTCCCAGAACACAGACAGGTAAAATAGTTATAAAATTGcgcaattttttaaaaaaaactttttgaagATATAATTGAGTATATAATCTGGCATGAATATTTTCCAGAAGGCTTTTTGAATGTcaaatctctgtgttttattcttttctgtAAGACACTGAATTAACGCAGAAAACTCCGTTAACATTTTGGTGTTAAGAAGTGTATCGGCAGTGTAATAAGTGTTTTCATTCATCCACAGCGACCTGTCTGAGCTGATCAAATCCGCCACTAAAGACAGTCATGTAAGGGCAGAGAATACTCAACTGATGCTCAGCTATCAGAGGGGACAAATTACTCAGACACAGTACAAGGTAACTCCCGTCTGAAAAATGTCTCCACTGTACATTCCTCTACAAAGAGGCTGTCAGCTACTAAAAACAAGACAACAGCTAGTTAAGAAGATCAGTTTACAGcctagacacacaaacagctgttgATACGAACCTCGTGTGAGACGGAAGTtaagaatgaaataaagaacaaatgaacagtTTAGCATTTAATTGGAAAAACCATGTTGTATAAAAGTCCTACACAAAGTTCAGTATCATAGCTGTTTGAGGGGAGCTGTGACAGACTTGATAATATCTGTCTCCCAGTTTGATATCGCAAAGTAGAATTTGGTTCTTGATATCTGCTTGGTTAGGTTTTTGATACTGAAGTTACAAAGGAAAACTTTAAATGACCTTTTTAAAGTGTGgtcatacatacattttttggGGGCTGACCTTCGCAATGTGGGATCTGAGATACTGTACTAGTCATAACCCCAACTTCTCTTTCCAGTGAAATGAGTGGGCACATCTCCAGTTCCGCATGACTCATCTATATATCActttaacgtgtgtgtgtgtgtgtgtgtgtgtgtgtgtgtgtgttgtgttgtattgcagCTTCTGCTGTGCTCCCTGTACGAGGTCTACCGAGCTTTGGAGGAAGAGCTGGACTCAAATTCCCAGCATCCCGCAGTTGAGCCCATATATTTCCCTCAGGAGTTGGCTCGCCTGGAGCCCCTGGAGAGGGACCTGGAGTTCTTCTTTGGTCCTGactggagaaagagagtcaCTGTCCCTGCGGCCACCCACCGATACGCACAAAGGCTGCGAGAGGTACCGTAAAAGGCCCGTGTGAAAAGAGGATGTGAAAACCTTTGTTTCTGTTAAAACCTATTTTTGGGTTATGGTCAGTAATATCAAATACCGACTGGAGAACGATCAGTTTGAATATGTCTTCATCCATCACTGAAGAACGTAATCTGTAAATGCTCCACGCACGACGTTGAGCTGTTTCGCCTCTGTTAGTATTTCCTGGTTTATCTTTTCTTCTGTGTATTTGCATCCGTATCGGTACAAATCACTTGCTTTGCACATAATTGGATTTACTGTATGGATTTACTAGACTCTCAGTTCAGTCATAACTATGCAACCAtaattctgaaaatgaatatgaCAGATTACATTCCCCAGCCTCCCCTCTCTCGGATTCTTATCAGATTAGGAGTGACTGGGTGGTAATCCTTAACTGAAGAACTGTGTCTTGACCGGCGTGTTTAATCTAATCCAGTGTTACTCGTGTCCCCCCAGATTGGCAGAAAGAGCCCAAATCTGCTGGTGGCCCATGCCTACACCCGTTACCTTGGCGACCTGTCAGGAGGTCAGGTCTTGGGCCGCATCACCCAGAAGACCCTCGGGCTAGTCGGACAGGAAGGAGTTTCGTTTTTCTCCTTCCCCGGAGTGACGAGTCCGAATCGATTCAAACAGCTGTACAGGGCAAGAATGAACAGCATCGAGCTGActaaagaagagaaacagaaagtcCTAGAAGAAGCAGTCAGGGCTTTTGAGTTCAATATCGAGGTGAGAAAGAAGTTGACCATACCATATCAGATTATTGCAGCAGAAGAGgaagttaaattaaaatatgtcaacactggaaaaaaaaatggaaacgcTTAACATAGCTGTAACAGTTGCTACGAAAGCACATTTTGGAGGTTTCAACTCTGATTGCAGTTTTGTTTCGCAGTGTTTTAATGAGTTAACAAGACCGAAAATCTAAccagtgtttctttctttctctttttttttttcgtcacgTTTTCATAAACACAGGTGTTTGAGGACCTTCAGAAAATGCTGAGTATTACAGAAGACACTTCAGGTGAGAATCTGACTCCCAGACATTTTTCTCTCAAGACAAATCGAGAAGTTACGATTTCCTTCTAATTTATAGAGTAATAACCTCACCAAAAGATACAGCTTAGGTTAAGAAGccttttcgtttgtttgttttaactcaggtgACAAGCCAAAGGACAACCCATTCAACCTGACCTCCAAAAACATCAGCAGCTTCCCCGGCATTCAGTTCACTTTGGGAATTTGCGTTGCCTTGGTTACGGTCGGAATGGGATTATACGCCTTTTGATTGAAtgtcttttgggttttttcttcctccacaAACTGTGACTTACGAATACTGTAAATATCAGATCAGCACGCAGCTGAGAAACACTCTGAGCACTTTCTTCACTTTAGATTTAGACTAAGATGAAAAATTCTGTACTGGAttattgactgttttttttgtttgttttttttcacaatgaacTGGTACTTCCTCTTTACTATCTGTCCTGTGTTATACCCAAGACACTAACATCTATTCATTACATGTCGAGTCTAAATGATTTATGCTCTTCTAAATGCCACTGTACGAGACCCTGTGatttctaaataaatatatttaatagtCAGAACCTGTCAATGATGCTTTGATTTCACTGCTCAAACTCATGTAAACACAAcgaacagtaaacacacacaaataaggcTCATGCTTACTTTACATATTGCTTTATTACCAtttctccctccacacacaaagTCCAACATTGAATGATAATGTAATGTACTTCTTCACTTCGTGCCTTTCAGACAACTTCATAATCGCTTTACAACCGATAGAGCTTTAACCTAAACTCGATGGTGTCGTTCAGATTATTAGAGGGACCAAAGAAAAGTATTGGCTGTTGGCATGGCAACACAGAAGCATCAAAAGTTACGGACTTTCCACGGGAGTTTCTCATTCAACGCGTTAAAGAACAGACAGATTCAGTAATGTGTGGAAAACaagaaaccagagaaaaaaaaaataaacaaaaaaactatttacacatacacttgAAATATGAATGATCAATTCATCACAAAGACATGCGTTCACATGAAAAACAACTTATTTCCTCCCACAATATCATAAACTGATATTTCATTGACAAATTGATGAAATGGTCAGATGTACATTTTGTCAGAGTTCTTCTCCAAGATGTTCTCAGCGTGTAGGAAGAAGCTTCCAtgcgtgcacaaacacacacacacacacatacacacatgtgtgtgaatgcgggTACAAATTCACTCTACTTAACCCTGTAGAGCACTTTCCTTTGCATGCGATGCTggagctctcctctcctcaacaTCAGATGAAGGACTTTGTGGATGGCGTGTTCTGGGTACTTCTActcaaaaagacagaaaaaaaatcctcagtcAACTGCTAATTTCAGCCTTAGTAACTCTAAACAAGGACCAAGAGAGAGCCCGGGTGAATAAGCACGTGGGTGTGTAGGTCAGAGTAGTTAGCAATgctacagtcagtcagttagtaaTGACCTGGAGATTAGCACGAGGAGGTTTAACATGAAGATAATGATCCACCCTTCTGGTGAGTGTGTAAAGGACTcagtttggtgtttgtgtgttctcacctgtctggtaggtgtatgcgtgtgtgtcaaGCTGGGTAAAACCTGGAaagtgacaggtgtgtgtttgtgtgtgtgtgtgagtatgtaaagGTGGGTAAGACCTAAGAggtgacagtggtgtgtgtgtgtgtgtgtgtgtgtgtgtgtgtgtatgtaaagctGGGTAAGACCTGAGAGATGAcagtggggggtgtgtgtgtgtgtgcacacattcTGACCTGTTTGGTGAAGTCCTGAATGATGCTGTGCTCAGAGACCTGAGAggtgacagtggtgtgtgtgtgtgtgtgtgtgtgtatgtgtgtgtgcagattcTGACCTGTTTGGTGAAGTCCTGAATGATGCTGTGCTCAGAGACCTGAGAggtgacagtggtgtgtgtgtgtgtgtgcgtgtgtgcagatTCTGACCTGTTTGGTGAAGTCCTGAATGATGCTGTGCTCAGAGACCTGAGAggtgacagtggtgtgtgtgtgtgtgtgcgtgtgtgcagatTCTGACCTGTTTGGTGAAGTCCTGAATGATGCTGTGCTCAGAGACCTGAGAggtgacagtggtgtgtgtgtgtgtgtgtgtgtgtgcagattcTGACCTGTTTGGTGAAGTCCTGAATGATGCTGTGCTCAGAGACCTGGGAGCCAATGGCAAAACGTCTCTTCAGCTGTTTCTCAATGCGAGAGATCATCTCCTGATCCTCCTGAGTGGTGAAACCTTCCACACCTAgcaccgtacacacacacagagcattacacacacacacacacacacacacacaccatccctgtcttatacacacacacacacgacgcTACGACTGAGAAACATCTCACTCTCCCAAACAACAACTCTAATAGAAATCATAATGAACAAATCCCttcatcccacacacacacacacacacacacacacacacacacacctgagaggCTGCCGGACAGAGCTGCGTCCAGCGTGGACACCTGGAAGAGACGGAGAGCTtcatccacctcctcctctccagcCACCGCCTGGAGCTTCATCTTAGCCAGAGACTCGGCGATACGCACCACTGCCTCCAACTGCCTACACAGGGCACCACAGAGAGCAACGTGAGAAAACTGACCTTTAatcactgatctgagaacagttttCTCCTCCTACTTTATCAGAACTAAACCAGGGTTAGTGCTTACAACTTACAGCGCAAGCCCTGTTTGAAGGGATTTAAGCTGTAaccataaataaatgattatgtATTGTTAGTAAGGCAATATAAtcttcaaaatgtttaaaaaaaaccaacaccaactaaaaaaaaaaaactagctgTACATAGACATCATTTCGAGCACTGAGTATATGGGAAATGGAGTataaagtaatttaaaaattcatttctaATTCATTTTGTGGGTGCCCATACATacgagtgtgcgtgtgtgtgtggtgtgtgtaagagtTTCTTGTCTACCTGACAGTGATGGGGATGGAGCTTCtcttgtcactctctctctcgtgatCCCTCGCTCCACTCCTCATCAAAACGTATCTGTTCTTCAGCTTCTCTGCAGCCGCCGCAGACAAGCGAGGGCCGCATTTCCTGTCAGGACACATTTCagcgttacacacacacacaaacacattttcttaaCGCCTTAATGAGAAGGCAGCTGGATGTCCAACTGCACTGTTTACTGAACACAGCTACCATAACCTGCCACATTATTTTTACCACAGAAAACCGTTAGGGACTTACGCTCTGGCATAAGCGATGTATTTTTTCAGCGTGGCCAGGGGAATCTCTCCCTCCACTCCCTCTGTCTGAGTCTGGGCACTCAGGTGGACATTCATCACGTGTCGGGCCAGAGtctacaggacaaacacacacacagctacaatTTCAGAACTACAGGAATACAGTCAGGCAAGTCAAGATCCTAATTAATTAAACTGGGTAAAATTCATCCAAAGTTCTTTTATGTGCACTACACATCAAATGTTGCGACGTACATTTGAGTCTGAAAAATCTCAAATCTAAAATCTTatcgtacacacacatacaaaaaaaactttcattcgACAGCGTCGGTTTACCTCAAGTCTCTTTTTAAATCCGCTGTTTCCATGTTGTCCCAAACATgttcactcacacgcacacacacaccctcacgcaTCTCCCAGTCCACTCACCATATCTCTCTCCTGGTCGTGCTGGTCTTTGACGATGAAAATCATGTCGAATCGAGACAGAATGGTGGGCATGAAATCGATGTTGTCTTCGCCCTTGGTGTCGTCCCAACGCCCGAAGACGGAATTGGCGGCCGCCAAGACGGAGCAACGAGAGTTCAGGGTGGTGGTGATGCCAGCctgaggtcaaaaggtcaaaggtgatTTGAGTAAGAGGCGTATTAAAGCTCGTTGGATAAAACGGCGCCTCAGCCAGAGCTGGCCTAAAACACGCACATTTAAGTCTGTGCTTCCgcactgaaatgaaatattagCGACTGGGGTACGCTGAACAAACCTTAGCGATTGAGATAGTCTGTTGCTCCATGGCTTCATGGATAGCGACTCTGTCATCTTCTctcatctgaagaaaaaaaacaaaaacaataaaaagataCGCAAGATTAGGGCTAAGAGTGTCTGTAATACTGATTCAAAAGAGAGAAGTAAAAGTTTGACACAAAGCAAGGGTTGCCAAGACAGCAGGTGAGCTCTTTCATAGTCCTTTTCTTTTAGTCGTACGAAAAAGCAAAAATTCTGTGACGACACGTCCGCTTCAGTGGAAACATGAGTGCAGCTGAACTCAATAAACGGTAATTCCATCAATGTGTATTCAGTTGGGCTGAGTATGAAATCTCTGGAGTAGTGCTGAGGGTCTCTGATTGGTTCTTTACCTTGTCAAACTCATCGATGCAGACCACTCCCCCGTCAGCCAGCACCATAGCCCCGCCCTCCATAATAAAGCCCCGAGTGTTGGGGTCTCTGAGGACAGACGCGGTTAGACCAGCTGCACTGCTGCCTTTACCAGAGGTGTACACCTgacagaacaagagaaaacagattaAGTAACCAGGTGAGGAACTCCTTTTAATgagctctcactcacacacacacacacacacacacacacacgagataAAGAGACTCTGTCTTACCCCAATGGGAGAGCACCTCTCCACAAATTTCAGCAGCTGTGACTTGGCTGTACCGGGATCTCCCAACATCAACAGGTTGATGTCTCCTCTACGTGTCAAACCATCAGgcagcctgcacacacacacacacacacacacacacacacacacacacacacacacacacaattaaacacGTAAGAGGTGAAAAACAACATCTCTTGGAAACCGAAGTATTCAGCCAAGCGCCAGGGTTTGCACAGGGGACAAATTAAAGCGCGTCCTGTTCCATCACCTCTTTCTGGATCCTCCAAAGAGCAGACAGGCGATGGCTTTCTTCAGGTCCTCGCTGCCGTAGATCGatggagcgagagagcgagcgagggaTTCGTAGATGGTGGGGGAGGATGCCAAAGTCCTaagctcctcctcttcctgaggagaaacagaaccAACAGCACCACGACCTGGCAGGGCGGGGAGGggcaagacagaaagaaaggtaaaaaaaaaagaaagaaagaaaaagattgaTTATCCGCCGCTTTTCAAAACTGACGTGCAGAATACAAATAAAGAACTACATTCCCCACGATCCACCGCTAAAGCCCACCTGCTCCTTCAGTGTCCACCTGAATGCCCACCACTCTCAGGTAGGCGGAGCGAATGCCGACGCCCGCCGCCTTATCGCGACCTTTGCTCTTGGCCTGCGCGATCTTCTTAATGGAGTAGATTCCCATGATGGTCACCCGGTTGCCGGGGACAACGCGATCACACAGATACCTAAGCGGAAGGGGGGAGTGACAGTGTTTGTTATGGCACCCTGTACACACAACACTCCAATTCCAGACTGCATCGAACATCCCCTCATTATCACATGATCAATGAAAATCCAGTGTGTTTTTAGGCATGTGATCAGTACTGCGTTTTTAACAGGACCGAAGGCGAAACCATTACCAGTTTACAAATCACGAGAGATAACTGTGTAATTGTGCTCGACGCTTTCACAACGCTGTATCAGAAATATGACTACGGCGCGTGCAAATGTGCATTTCCAGTGTCATAATcttatgtacgtgtgtgtatgttctctTCATGTCTGGTGGCAGTTCATTTGCAGCATTaaagtgaactgaaaaaaatttCAGGGCTTGGATATGCACAGATTTGGTTGTTTCTGTATTTATCTGTCCTGTGAATCAGGT
It includes:
- the foxred2 gene encoding FAD-dependent oxidoreductase domain-containing protein 2, with the protein product MEPTQSLLLFLSLLTHALCVPGEHHGHNDSRRHDYCVLGAGPAGLQMGYFLSRSQRDYIILERNSGPGSFFNVYPRHRKLISINKIYTGRRNREFNLRHDWNSLLSDRSDLLFQQISRDLYPPADAFPRYLSMFVKELGLRVKYGVDIGKIRASSIEKAGNRCYILTDQHGNDYTCSVLLVSTGLWVPQQVQFVGSDLVEGYESISVDPEAYKDQAVLILGKGNSAFETAQSILGRASRVHLYSPSPVRLAWQTHYVGDLRAVNNELLDTYQLKSLDGLVEGGLEDIAIVRRGRGGGRKRRGGRRKTGETKEDERKEQLYLTLAELLDGRRGNESSKVKAENLPGYHNDNFSLRQPYDRVIRCLGFRFNFSIFDGSARPPHSGGARGRLPGVTAWYEGRGTPNLFVLGTAAHSRDYRMSAGGFVHGFRYTVRAVHKVLEQRYHNNAWPATKLPTTQLLSWILKRVNEASGPYQMFGVLGDVILLRGSYCEYLEEFPLQALPQFSALSGHTISEQGFLVLLMQYGLNRTDTLGPGRAESEWTRAWKSNFLHPVLYYYHKLPTERDMRQRPAGWPLPRPQAVHHMIEDFLTEWDQPVSHSQPLRRFLEHCLQTDLRAFYAETCFRLSLTNRKPPLFCRQGYLKKQGIVGNHHLWQNAREAGLMPNHQETVSHNSEDVPFPEYLKHAGATVASAMNFDL
- the hmox1a gene encoding heme oxygenase 1a codes for the protein MDATQSKRRETSQNTDSDLSELIKSATKDSHVRAENTQLMLSYQRGQITQTQYKLLLCSLYEVYRALEEELDSNSQHPAVEPIYFPQELARLEPLERDLEFFFGPDWRKRVTVPAATHRYAQRLREIGRKSPNLLVAHAYTRYLGDLSGGQVLGRITQKTLGLVGQEGVSFFSFPGVTSPNRFKQLYRARMNSIELTKEEKQKVLEEAVRAFEFNIEVFEDLQKMLSITEDTSGDKPKDNPFNLTSKNISSFPGIQFTLGICVALVTVGMGLYAF
- the mcm5 gene encoding DNA replication licensing factor MCM5, which encodes MSGFDDPGVYYSDSFGGGEAIGDEGVVKRSQIKKRFREFLRQFRVGTDRTGFTYKYRDELKRHYTMGEYWVEVEMEDLASFDEDLADCLHKLPTENLPLFEEAAQEVADEVTRPRPVGEETVQDIQVMLKSDAHPASIRSLKSEQVSKLVKIPGIIISATAVRAKATRVCLQCRGCRAVISNIPLPPGLQGYALPRKCSTEQAGRVKCPVDPYFIIPDRCVCVDFQTLRLQESPDAVPHGEMPRHMQLYCDRYLCDRVVPGNRVTIMGIYSIKKIAQAKSKGRDKAAGVGIRSAYLRVVGIQVDTEGAGRGAVGSVSPQEEEELRTLASSPTIYESLARSLAPSIYGSEDLKKAIACLLFGGSRKRLPDGLTRRGDINLLMLGDPGTAKSQLLKFVERCSPIGVYTSGKGSSAAGLTASVLRDPNTRGFIMEGGAMVLADGGVVCIDEFDKMREDDRVAIHEAMEQQTISIAKAGITTTLNSRCSVLAAANSVFGRWDDTKGEDNIDFMPTILSRFDMIFIVKDQHDQERDMTLARHVMNVHLSAQTQTEGVEGEIPLATLKKYIAYARAKCGPRLSAAAAEKLKNRYVLMRSGARDHERESDKRSSIPITVRQLEAVVRIAESLAKMKLQAVAGEEEVDEALRLFQVSTLDAALSGSLSGVEGFTTQEDQEMISRIEKQLKRRFAIGSQVSEHSIIQDFTKQKYPEHAIHKVLHLMLRRGELQHRMQRKVLYRVK